The Candidatus Zixiibacteriota bacterium genome includes the window GTCGTGGCGCCGCAACGCCTCAAACAGTCGCCGCCGCTCCGAGCCTTCCGCATCCGGTGCCCCCAACTGCTGCCGCAACAGCTCGAACACATCGCTGTTGCCGTTGCCGTCCAACAGCGCCGCCACCCGTGTGATCATCGCAATCAGCTCGCGCGCATTCCCCGGCCACGAGTACGCCTCCAACGGGTCGCGCAGTGCCGCCGCAATTGCCTCACGATCGATCGCGATTCCGCACCGCGCCAGCAGCATGATCGCCAGCGGCACGATATCCTCCGGCCGCTCCCGCAGCGGCGGCAGATGGATCGGCATCTGACAGAGCCGGTGGTAGAGGTCGCTGCGGAAGCTCCCCTCCCGCACCATCTGCCCCAGATCGCGGTTGGTCAGCGCAAGAAACCGCACATCGATCCTGCGGTCCTCCGATCCGCCCAGGCGGCGAACCACCTTCGAGTCGAGCAGCCGCAGAAGCTTGGCTTGAATCGCCGGGGGAACTTCACCGATCTCGTCAAAGACAAACGTCCCGCCGTCGGTCAATTCGATCAACCCCGGACGATCCGTCGTCGCACCCGAATAGGTTCCCTTGGTAACGCCGAACAACTCCGCCTCGAGAAGGCTCTCCGGCATCGCCGCCGAGTTGACCACCCGCAACGGTCTGGCAGCGCGATTGGACGTCTTGTGGATGTACTCCGCCAGCAGGTCCTTGCCGGTTCCGGTTTCGCCGGTGATCAGGATGGTCAGGTCGCTGTCTTTCACCTTGTCCGCCAGCGCCAGGATCCGTTTCATCGACCCGGATGCGGCGATGATGGTGGGAGCGGAGGGAGTCTTCAAAGTCAGTCGCTGTTTAGAGGCAGGCTTGTGGTCGAAATGATGAGCGTCCTCTCGTTCCGCGATCACTGCATCTACCTGCGCGACCCGCTTGGGGACCTCCATCTCGACAAACAACGCCCGGGTAATCCGCAGGTGCTCGTCGCTCTCAGCTTCGCTGAATACCTTTGCGCGGCCGGCATCAAAGTGACTCAGCGCCAGCTCGTAGCGCGCTCCCAGTTGCCGCAGAAGTTCGATCGACTTGGTAAAGAACGAGCGCGCTTCGTCGCGGTTGCCGTCGTGAGCATGGATATGCCCGTAGGCCCGCCACAGCGCGCCCAGTTCGATGCGTTCGGAGATTTTGTTGATCGCGGTGTCGGCCTTGGCCGCAGTCGCGCGTGCAAGATCCCAGTGCCCCTCGGCGATATGGACATCGGTCAACATCCGCAGCGTCTGAGCCACGGCCGAGGCGGTCGGTTCCGGCATATCGAGCACTTGTTGGTAGTATTCTTTGGCTTTCTTGTAATTGCCGGCGAAGTACTCGTTCAGGCCGAGGTATTCGAGGCAGACGGCGACGTCGCGCGAACTCCTTTCTGAAGTAGCGAACTTCAGAAGACGATGCAGGAGCACGTGAGCGCTTCTGAAGCTACACACGTAAGCTTGCACGATACCTCTGATTTGGTCCACTCGAAGCGCAAGTCCACTGTGGTCGCCCATCTGCTCTACTTCGTCAAGCAGATCCAAGCACTCCTTGTGCCTGCCTTGTAGCCATAGACATCTGGAAAGATTCAGCCGACATACACTCTGTTCGTAGCCAGTATTGTGACTGATCGAGAGTGCCAATGCTTTGGTGTAGCAATCGCTAGCTTTGCTTAGCTCACCCTTCAGCATGTGAACTAAGCCGATGTTTATGAAGACGCCGCAAAGGGACTTGTAAGACCCGGCGCGTTTTGACGAGGCGTAAGAGTCGAGGTAATCTTCGATTGCTTCATCCAGCTGACCAAGGGCATGCCTGATCGCTCCTGCTAACAGCTTATATCTTGCATACACTTCATGCGAAGAGCAGGTACGTGCATAGCGTAAAGCAGCGCGCACACGACTGAGCGCTCGTGCGTAATCGCCTCGGAAGTAATCGCATCTGGCAAAGTAGTAGTAGTATTCGGAACGACATATCGGACTCGTCGACTGTCGCACATCAATCGATCGGAGCATTCTGAGAGCAGTATCGTGCCGACCCGCTTCTGAGAGTTCCCGGATCGAGCTCAGCTTCTCCTCAATAATCCGGATGTTCACTCCGCTTGAACGTCCCTCAGACAATTGGATCTCCTCCGGTATCTGCTGCGACTTCCCAGAGCTTCGGCTTCCTCGGGTCCGTCTGGCTTTTCACCGGCCCGTCATTTGTCGGCGAACTCATCGTCGGTGTCGCGTTCTTTACCTGCGGCGGCTCAAACTGTATCCCAAACCACAGCCCCAATTGTATCCGCAGCGTTCTCACCAGCCAACTCAACGGCGCAGCCCCATCACTTTCCACCCTCGCCGGCGCTGTTGTCACTGCGGCGGATGTCCCCCTGGCAGTCGTCGCGCTTTGGCCGCCAAGGGCCGCAGCGGAAAGGGCGATCACCCCGCAGAGAACCAGGAGGGTGACAATTTTCAAGTGACGCTGCTTCATCGTCTCTTCTCGTCGTTTATGGTTACGCTTTCCTCGTTAACGTCTCGTCTATAGCACAATCACGCAAATCAATCAAATCCCCACCCTCCGCTCCGCTGCGGGTAGGCTACCGGCTTTCGTGCCCGATCGAGCACGACAGAAAAGAATCTCTATCCTACCAATAACATTATCGGCGCGGGCAAAATCGACCCTCAACGAAATGAGTAATCGCCAGACCGCGCCGTGTCATGTCTCTCCCTCAGGCTGAGCACCGATCGCTCAGCTCTGTTTCACGCTTGATGGACCAGAGTCTTTTTCTGATGCTGTTTGTTCAACCTTGTCGGTCTACTGATTAATACGAATTGACCCCCAAAATTGTCAAGTGAAAAAATGCCCCGCGACACCTCAAAAGGTGCTGCGGGGCAGCGACTTGCCACTGACAGAATCTGTCAGTCTGGACCATTCTGATAGCAGTGGAAGCTCAAGACCAATGGCTCCTCGCCTACGACACCGCCTCCGCCTTCTCCGGGATATGATATTCTTCCCGCTTGCGGTGGGTCGACAGGTAGGTATAAAGCGCAGGGATCACGTAGAGCGTCAATCCCAGCGAGAACAAGAGTCCGCCGATAATGACGATGCCCATCGACACGCGGCTCTTGGCGGCCGCGCCCAGCGCCAGCGCGATCGGCAGCGCGCCAAACGCCGTCGCCAGACTCGTCATCAGGATCGGACGGAAGCGCTGCACCGCGGCGTCGATCACAGCTTCGCGCACGCCCAACCCCTGATCCTTGCGCTGATTGGCAAACTCGACAATCAATATGCCGTTCTTGGTGACAATACCAACCAGCACGATGATACCGATCTGGCTAAAGATGTTGATCGTCTGCCCGAAGAGCCAGAGTGACAGGACCGCGCCGGCCAGGGCCAGCGGTACCGTAAACATAATGATCAGTGGATCGCGGAAGCTTTCGAACTGCGCCGCCAAAATCAAGTAGACCAGCGCCAGCGCCAGCAGAAATGCAAAAAGCAGGGTGTTCGAGCTTTCCATGAATTCCTTCGAGACGCCGGCCAGACTCGTCGAGAAGGACTCATCCAGCGTCGACTGCGCGATGTTGTCCATGGCCGTAATCGCTTGGCCGAGAGTGTATCCCGGCGCCGGATTGGCCGAGACCGTTGCGGACACGTAGCGGTTGTAGCGGTACAGCTGCGGTGGGCTCGAACGATAGGACATCGTCACGACGTTGTCGAGTTGGATCAACTCGCCGCGCTTATTGCGCACATAAATCGAACTGAGATCGAGCGGTTCGTCGCGGTTGATGCGATCGGCTTGCGCAATGACTGAGTATTGCTTGCCGTCGTAGATGAAAAATCCATAGCGCTGGCCGGAAAAGTACAGCTGCAGCGTCTCGGCGATATCGCGCACCGTTACTCCCAGTGCCCGGGCGCGATCGCGATCAATTTGAATCGTCAGTTCCGGTTTGTTGAATTTCAAGTTCAGGTCGACGACAGAAAACGCCGGATCGGCCTGCGCCTTTTCCATGAATGGTGGAATCACTTCTTTCAACTTTTCAAAGTTCGGCGCCTGAATCACGTATTGGACCGGCAGTCCGCCGCCGCGCCCGGTGCTGATTGTCTGCTCCTGCGTGACAAATGTCCGTGCAAACGAGTAGTTGCGCAGCTGCCCGGTCAGGATGTTCGCCAACTCCTGCTGCGATCGTTCACGCTCGTTCGGCGGCACCAGATTCATCCGAACAAACCCGCTGTTGACCGCAGCCGATGATCCAAATCCCGGTGCGGTCACCGACATCAAGGCCGACTTCTCCGGCAGCGTATCCACCAGCGCGATCACGCGACCGATATAGTCGTACATCGCCTCGTACGATGTTCCTTCCGGTGCCGTCGCGTTGATCACCAACCGGCTCTTGTCCTCCAGCGGCGCCAACTCCGACTGCAGCAGGTGGCCGACCCCGAAAATGATCGCCACCGATACCGCCATGATCACCGGCGCCAGCACTCGCCGCTGTATGAACCAGCGTAATGTTCGCTGATAGCTCGCCGCCAGCGCGTTGAACCACCGCTCGCTCAGCAGAAAGAGCTTGTTCTCGTGCTCGCTCTTATGCAGCGTGCGCGCGCTCATCATTGGCGTCAACGTCAGGGAGACAAACGCCGAAATCAGCACCGATCCGGCCACGACGATCCCGAATTCGCGGAATAAGCGGCCGGTCAATCCCTGCAGAAAGATGATGGGCAGGAACACGGAGGCCAGTGTGATTGTCGTCGAGATGATCGCGAAGTAGATTTCTTTCGCACCGCGATGCCCGGCCTCCATCGGCCGCATCCCCTTCTCGATCTTGCTGTAGATATTTTCCAGCACCACGATGGCGTCGTCGACCACGATGCCGGTCGACAGCACAATACCCAGGAGGGTCAGGATGTTGATTGAGAAATTCGCCAGGTACATGATGAAAAATGCCCCGATCAGCGATATCGGAATCGCCAGCATCGGGATGATCGTCGTTCGCCAATGACGCAGGAAGATGAAGATCACGAGCAAGACCAGCCCAAATGCGATCAGAATGGTCTCGACCACTTCGACAATCGCCTTGCGGATGTTGGCCGTCGTGTCCAAGGCAACATTAAAACGCAGATCGGAAGGTAGGTCTTTCTTGATTTGGTCAATGCGCCGATAGAATTCATCCGCAATATCGATGTGGTTTGAACCCGGTTGCGGCGTCACCGCGACCCCCACCATCGGCACACCGCCGTTGCCGCGCAGAATCGTTCGTTCATTCTCCGGCGCCAGCACCGCTTCGCCGACATCCCGCAGACGCACGACTGCGCCGTTAGCTTCCTTGATGATCAGTTCATTGAAATCTTCCGGACTGGACAGCCGCCCAAATGTCCGGATCGACAGCTCCGTGGCATAGCCTTCGATTCGCCCTGTCGGTAACTCAACGTTTTCGCGATTCAGCGCATCCCGCACGTCCAGCGGCGTCAACCCGTGCGCCGCCAACTTGGCCGGGTCAATCTGCAGCTTCATCGCGAAGCGCTTCTCGCCCCAGATGCGCACTTCACTAACCCCCGGAATC containing:
- a CDS encoding sigma 54-interacting transcriptional regulator; the protein is MLRSIDVRQSTSPICRSEYYYYFARCDYFRGDYARALSRVRAALRYARTCSSHEVYARYKLLAGAIRHALGQLDEAIEDYLDSYASSKRAGSYKSLCGVFINIGLVHMLKGELSKASDCYTKALALSISHNTGYEQSVCRLNLSRCLWLQGRHKECLDLLDEVEQMGDHSGLALRVDQIRGIVQAYVCSFRSAHVLLHRLLKFATSERSSRDVAVCLEYLGLNEYFAGNYKKAKEYYQQVLDMPEPTASAVAQTLRMLTDVHIAEGHWDLARATAAKADTAINKISERIELGALWRAYGHIHAHDGNRDEARSFFTKSIELLRQLGARYELALSHFDAGRAKVFSEAESDEHLRITRALFVEMEVPKRVAQVDAVIAEREDAHHFDHKPASKQRLTLKTPSAPTIIAASGSMKRILALADKVKDSDLTILITGETGTGKDLLAEYIHKTSNRAARPLRVVNSAAMPESLLEAELFGVTKGTYSGATTDRPGLIELTDGGTFVFDEIGEVPPAIQAKLLRLLDSKVVRRLGGSEDRRIDVRFLALTNRDLGQMVREGSFRSDLYHRLCQMPIHLPPLRERPEDIVPLAIMLLARCGIAIDREAIAAALRDPLEAYSWPGNARELIAMITRVAALLDGNGNSDVFELLRQQLGAPDAEGSERRRLFEALRRHDGNKSKVAEELGIPRTTLNSQLKKYNL
- a CDS encoding efflux RND transporter permease subunit — encoded protein: MNLSSVTINRPVLAIVLSILIVLFGVISYLFLGVREYPSVDPPIITVSTSYTGANADVIESQITEPLEESINGIAGIRSLTSTSSDGRSTITVEFELGVDMEDAANDVRDRVSRAIRNLPPDVDPPIVSKSDADASPIVSMTIQSDRLTLLELSAIANDAFKERLQTIPGVSEVRIWGEKRFAMKLQIDPAKLAAHGLTPLDVRDALNRENVELPTGRIEGYATELSIRTFGRLSSPEDFNELIIKEANGAVVRLRDVGEAVLAPENERTILRGNGGVPMVGVAVTPQPGSNHIDIADEFYRRIDQIKKDLPSDLRFNVALDTTANIRKAIVEVVETILIAFGLVLLVIFIFLRHWRTTIIPMLAIPISLIGAFFIMYLANFSINILTLLGIVLSTGIVVDDAIVVLENIYSKIEKGMRPMEAGHRGAKEIYFAIISTTITLASVFLPIIFLQGLTGRLFREFGIVVAGSVLISAFVSLTLTPMMSARTLHKSEHENKLFLLSERWFNALAASYQRTLRWFIQRRVLAPVIMAVSVAIIFGVGHLLQSELAPLEDKSRLVINATAPEGTSYEAMYDYIGRVIALVDTLPEKSALMSVTAPGFGSSAAVNSGFVRMNLVPPNERERSQQELANILTGQLRNYSFARTFVTQEQTISTGRGGGLPVQYVIQAPNFEKLKEVIPPFMEKAQADPAFSVVDLNLKFNKPELTIQIDRDRARALGVTVRDIAETLQLYFSGQRYGFFIYDGKQYSVIAQADRINRDEPLDLSSIYVRNKRGELIQLDNVVTMSYRSSPPQLYRYNRYVSATVSANPAPGYTLGQAITAMDNIAQSTLDESFSTSLAGVSKEFMESSNTLLFAFLLALALVYLILAAQFESFRDPLIIMFTVPLALAGAVLSLWLFGQTINIFSQIGIIVLVGIVTKNGILIVEFANQRKDQGLGVREAVIDAAVQRFRPILMTSLATAFGALPIALALGAAAKSRVSMGIVIIGGLLFSLGLTLYVIPALYTYLSTHRKREEYHIPEKAEAVS